The sequence CCGATGCGGCGGCTGCTCGAATCGGCGCTGGAACAGGCCCGCACTGGGCACACCGTCTCGTCCGGCCAGGTCCGTGCCGCCGCCCGGGCACGGGTGGAACTCGACGCCGTGCTCGGCTTCCGCACCGCCTTTCTCGCGTCGGACGGCACGGTTCCGGAGGCCGGCACGCATCAGCCCTGCGCGCGATTGGCCGATACGCTGGAACATCTCGCCCTCGCCGGACTCAGCGATTTCTACCGGGGCGATGTCGCGCGCGAGATGGCGGCGGATCTAGAACGGGCCGGCAGCCCGCTCGCCCGTGCCGACTTCACCGCCTATGCCGCCCGCACCCGGCCGGCGCTCAGCGTGAAGCTGCCGGGCCTGACATTGTGGGCGCCGCCTCCGCCGATGCAGGGGCTGTTGACGCTGCTGACCCTCGCGCTGTTCAGCCGGCTCGGCATCACCGAGGCCGAAGGCTTCGCGCCCGTCCATGGCCTGATCGAGGCCGCCCGGCGAGCGCAGGCGATCGCCGCGCCGGCGCTCACCGATTCCATCGTGCTCAGCGCCGACCCGGCCGAGCTGCTCGCCCCGGAGGCGCTGGCGCGCGCAGCGGCGGGGATCGACCTCCGGCGCGCCGCGCCGGCCCCGCGCCGGCCGGCCCCAGACATTGGCGGCGCGTGGATCGGTGCGGCGGATCGAAACGGCCTGGTGGTTTCCTGCGTGCAGTCGCTGCACGCGCCCTTCGGCTGCGGGCTGGTGCTGCCGGCGACCGGCGTGCTGATGAACAATAGCGGCGCCGCCTTCACGCTCGATCCGCGCGCCGTCGCCCCGCTGCAGCCCGGTCGCCGCCCGCCGGTGACGCTGAGCGCCGGCCTCGCGGTGCTGGCGGACGGTCGCGTCATCGGTCTTGGCAGCGGCGGCGACAGCCCGGCCCTGGCCGAGGCGCGCATTCTCAGCCGCTACCTCGCCGGCGCCCCGCTCGGGGCCGCGCTCGCCGCGCCGCGCTGGCGGCAGACCGACCGGCTGCTTCTGGAGGCGGGGTTTGACGAGCAGCTGGCCGACCGGCTGGCCGCCGCCGGTCACGATGTCGAGATCATCGGCGTGCCATTTTCCGATGCCATGGGATGCGCCGGCGTGGTGGTGCGGCATCCCGGCGCGACGGGGCTGGAAGGCGCGCATGATCCGCGCGGCGAGGGCGGCGCGGACGGGGTGTGAGACGGCGGGGGAGCCTCCCCCGACTTCATCGAACGGTCACAACAACATGCGAGACGCGCCGCCATGGACGTGATTCTCACCAATGCCCGCCTTGTTCTGGAAGACCGCGTGATCGACGGCACGCTGGTCCATGGGGAAGGGCGCATCCGCGCGATCGACGAAGGCCGCTCGCATCTTCCCGCCGCCATCGACTGCGAAGGCGCCTTTCTCGCGCCCGGGCTGATCGACCTGCACACGGACGCGCTGGAAGGCCATTTCGTGCCGCGCCCGAAAGTGATCTGGCCGGATTCCCGCGCCGCCGCGCTGGCGCATGACGCGCAGATGGCCGCCTCCGGCGTCACCACCGTCTATGACGCCATCTGCGCTGGCGGCTTCGACCAGGCCAAGGCCGACCGCCGGGCGCTGTATGAGGTGATGCTGGACGCGGTCGATTCCGGCGTCGAGCGCAACCTGTTCCGCGTCGACCACCGCATCCATCTGCGCTGCGAGCTGACCGACCGCACCCTGCCCGATCTCGTCGACGCCGCGCTCGGTCGGCCGACCCTGGCGCTCGCCTCGCTGATGGACCACACGCCCGGCACCCGCCAATGGCGCAATGTCGAGCATCTCAAGGTCTATCTCACCGGCATCGGCAAGAGCGGCGGCGATATCGACGCCGAGGTCGCCGACCGGATCGAACGCGCGCGCGGCGCGGTGGCGGAAAACTACCAGCGCATGGTGGCGCTGTTCGCCTCCTCCGGCCTCGTGCTGTCGAGCCATGACGACACCACGCCGGCCCATGTCGACGAGGCGCTGGCGGCCGGCTGCACCATTTCCGAATTCCCCACCACGCTGGAGGCGGCGCGTGCCGCCCGCGCGGGCGGGCTCGCCACCATTGGCGGCTCGCCGAATGTGGTGCGCGGCGGCTCGCATTCCGGCGGCGTGTCGATGCGCGAACTCGCCCGCGAGGGCCTGCTCGACGCGCTCGCCTCCGACTATGTGCCGGCAAGTCTGCTGCAGGGGGCGCTGGCGCTGACCCGCACCGCCGATCTCTCCCTGCCCGACGCCCTCGCCCTCGTCACCGCCGCCCCGGCCCGACTCGCCCGGCTGGAGGATCGCGGGCGGCTGCACGAGGGCCTGCGCGCCGATCTCGTGCGCTTCCGCCTCGCGGAGGACACGCCGCGCATCGACGAGGTGTTCGTCGCCGGCCGGCGCGTGTTCTGAAAAAGGGGTCGTCCATGACCGCGCAACCCAACCCCGCCGCCCCGCCGGCCGAGGCCGCCGCCCGCCCGGCGACGCCGCGCTACGCGCTCTACTTCGCCCCGCCGGCGCAGAGCCCGCTCTGGCGCTTCGGCTCCGCCGTACTCGGCTATGACGCGGAAGCCGGCACGCCGCCCGTGCCGCTGGCGCTGCGCCGCTTCGATGCCGCGCGCTGGAGCGAGATCACCGCCGAGCCCCGCCGCTATGGCTTCCACGCCACGCTGAAAGCCCCGTTCCGCCTCGCCCCCGGCCGCCGCGAAGCGGAACTCACCGCCGCCTGCGCCCGCTTTGCCGGCAACCGCGCCGGCTTTGCCTGCCCCGGCGTGACGCTGGCCAGCATCGGCCGCTTCCTCGCTTTGCGCCTCGCCGCGCCCAGCGCCGCGCTGGACCGGCTCGCCGCCGGCGCCGTGGCCGCGCTCGACGAATTCCGCGCGCCGATGACCGAGGCCGAGCGCGAAAAGCGCCTGCGCGCGCCGCTCACCCCGCGCCAGCGGGAGTATCTCGACCGCTGGGGCTATCCCTATGTGCTGGACGATTTCCGCTTCCACATGACGCTCACCGGCCCGCTGGAAGACGAGGAGCGGGCATTGGCCGAAGCGGAACTGGCCGAGCATTTCGCCGCCAGCGGCGGCGACGGCCCGCTCATCGTCCGCGAAATCGCGCTTTACCGGCAGGAGACCGGCGCGTTCCGGCTGATCGCCCGCTTTCCCTTCGGCAGCTGAAGGCAGGTCCGACCCATGGCACAGAAGCTCGGCCCGGCGCCGACCGTCGATCCCACCGCCGAGGTCACCCGCTCGACGCTGGGGCGCTATACCGAGGTGGGCCCGCGCACCCAACTGCTGGAAGTCGAGCTCGGCGACTATTCCTACGTGGTCAATGATTCCGACATCGCCTATGCGCGCATTGGCCGCTTCACCTCCATCGCCGCGATGACCCGGATCAACCCCGGCAACCACCCGATGCAGCGGGCCAGCCAGTCGCATTTCACCTACCGCGCCTCCGCCTATTTCGACGATGCGCAGGACGAGCCGGATTTCTTCGCCTGGCGCCGCGCCCAGCCGGTGAGCATCGGCCATGATGTCTGGATCGGCCATGGCGCCATCGTGCTGCCCGGCCGCCGCATCGGCGACGGCGCGGTGGTGGCGGCCGGCGCGGTGGTGACCAAGGATGTCGCGCCCTACACCATCGTCGCCGGCGTGCCGGCCAAGCCGGTGCGCGAGCGTTTCCCCGCCGCCATCGCCGCCCGGCTACAGGCGCTGGCCTGGTGGGACTGGGACCACGCGCGCCTGCGCGCCGCGCTGGAGGATTTCCGCACGCTCGCCATCGAGGCGTTTCTGGAAAAGCACGGAGGGTAGGCACCGACCCGGCCACCCTTGCGCCGGCTGCGCCGCGCCGCTACGCCTTGGCGGCAACGCAGGAGAACGCCATGGCCGCCAGCGCGCTTGATGTCGACGAGGTGCTCGCCCGCCGCCGGCTGCGGCGCAAGCTCGCCTTCTGGCGGGTGTTCGCGCTGCTGGTGGTTCTCTTCGGCGGGCTCGGCGCCTTTGCCTGGTGGAGCGACGGCGCGGTGCTGCCGCGCGCCTCCGCCCATGTCGCCCGCGTCACCATTGGCGGCGTCATCCGCAATGAGCGCGAGCGGATCGAGATGCTTGAGGCGATTGGCAAGTCCGGCGCCAAGGCGGTGATCCTGTCGATCGACAGCCCCGGCGGCACGGTGGTCGGCTCGGCGGCGCTCTATGACGCGCTGCGCCGGCTGGCGGAGAAGAAGCCGATCGTCGCGGTGGTGGGCGGCATGGCCGCTTCCGGCGCCTATATCGCCGCGCTCGGCGCCGATCACATCGTCGCGCCGCGCAACGCGCTGGTCGGCTCGATCGGGGTGATCTTCCAGTTCCCGAACTTCGCCGAGCTGATGAAGAATGTCGGCATCTCCTATGAGGAGATCAAGTCGAGCCCGCTCAAGGCCGCGCCGAACATGTTCGATCCGCCGACCGAGGAGGCGAGGGCCGCCGTGCGCGCGCTGGTGGCGGACAGCTATGACTGGTTCAAGGGCCTGGTCGCGGAGCGCCGGCTGCTCGACCCAGACAAGCTCGCCCTCGCCGCCGACGGACGGGTGTTCACCGGCCATCAAGCGCTTCCCATGCGCCTCATCGACGAGATCGGCGACGAGCGCACCGGCCGCGACTGGCTGGCGCGCGAGAAGGGGATCGCCAAGGATCTTCCCATACGTGACTGGCACACGGACCGCGCCGGCGACGAATTCGGCTGGCTGCACGCCCTCTCGGTGCGTCTGATGTCGTTGATCGGGCTTGAAGATATCGCCCGTCTCGTGGCAGATGCGGCGGGCGGGGCTGCGGAACAGGCCCGCCTTGACGGTCTTCTGGCCCTCTGGCACCCTCGCGGTGGCTAGACGGGGCCAAGAGCTTCCAAAATATAAATTTTTTGGAGTACCGACGAGCCGAACGGAAAAGGGGCCGGGGCGTCGATGATCAAGTCCGAATTGGTGCAGCGGATCGCCGAGGCGAATCCGCATCTTTATCAACGCGATGTCGAGAACATCGTGAATGCCATACTCGACGAGATCGTCGCGGCGCTCGGCCGCGGCGACCGGGTCGAGCTGCGCGGTTTCGGCGCCTTCTCCGTGAAGGCGCGCCCGGCCCGCACCGGGCGCAACCCGCGCACGGGCGAGCATGTGGATGTCGACGGCAAGGCCGTGCCCTATTTCAAGACGGGCAAGGAAATGCGCGAACGCCTGAACGATGGCGTCGACCTCGAATAAGGCTGACCCGAAGGGAGAAGTCGTGCTGCGTCGTCTACTGCTGATCCTCATCGTCCTGCCGGTCTCGGTGGGGCTCGTCATGCTCGCCGTGGCCAACCGCCATCCGGTGTCGCTGGTGATCGACCCGCTCACCGGGGCCGGCGGCTGGTCGGTGGAAGCGCCGCTGTTCCTCGTCATCTTCGCCGCGATGATCGTCGGCGTGGTGCTGGGCGGCGTCGCGGCGTGGTTCAGTCAGGGCCGCTACCGCAAGGCCGCCCGCCGCTCCGCCCGTGAGGCGCGCTCGGCCCATGCCGAGGTGGAAGAGCTGCGCGCCGCCCATCGCGACCCGGTGACGCGGCCGGTGCTCGCCCATCGTCGCGACGCGGCCTGACGGAACCTTCCCATGAGCGATGTGCGCTTCGTGTCGTCCGGCGAGATCGCCGGGCTGCTGACCTTTCCCGCGCTGATCGATGCGCTTGAGGCCGCCTTTCGCCGCCGCATCACCGTGCCGGTGCGCCATCACCACACCATGCCGCGCCCGGATGGCGACGCAACCGCGCTGCTGATGCCGGCCTGGACCAGCGAGGGCACCGAGGACGACGTGTACGGCACCAAGCTGGTGACCGTTTTTCCCGGCAACAGCGCCCGGGGCCTCGAAAGCATCACCGGGCTCTATCTGCTCAATTCCGGCGCCACCGGCCAACCGCTGGCGGTGATGGACGCGCGCACCCTCACCGTGTGGCGCACCGCCGCCGCCTCCGCGCTCGCCGCCCGCTACCTCGCGCGTGAAGATGCCTCAAGCCTGGCGGTGATCGGGGCCGGTGCGCTCGCGCCCTATCTCGCCCGCGCTCATGCCAGCGTGCGCCCGATCCGCACCATCACCATCTGGAACCGCACGCTCGCCAAGGCGGAAGCGCTGGCGGAAACCCTGCGTGCCGAGGGCTTCAATGCCACGGCCGAGGCCGATCGCGGCGCGGCCATTGCGGGAGCGGACATCGTCACGTCAGCCACGCTCTCGCCGCAGCCGCTGGTGGAAGGGCGCTATCTCGGCCCCGGCCAGCATGTCGACCTCGTCGGCGGCTTCACCCCGATCATGCGCGAGGCCGACGACGAGGCGATCCGCCGGGCGCGCGTTTATGTCGATACCCGCGCCGGGGCCGGCAAGGAGGCGGGCGACATCGTCATCCCGCTGGCGAGCGGCGTGCTGGCGCCGGAGGACATCCAGGGCGATCTGTTCGAGCTGACCGCCGGCACCGCCAAGGGGCGCGGCAGCGCCGACGAGATCACCCTGTTCAAATCGGTCGGCACTGCCATCGAGGACCTCGCCGCCGCCGAGCTGGTGTGGAAGGCGCTGAAGGGCTGAGGAGCCGGCGCCGCATCGGCCGCCTGCGTCCTTCGAGGCACGGCCGGGGCCGGGCACCTCAGGATGACGGGCCGCTCAATGCCCCGGCTTGCCCTGCGCCTTCACCCGCGCCGCGTCGAGCCGCTCAATGATCGCCTTCGCCACCAGCGTCACCAGCGCCACCAGGGTCAGCAGCGTCGCCACCGCGAAGGCGGCGACCGCGTTATTGTCCTGGTAGAGCAGTTCGATCTGCAGCGGCAGCGTGTTGGTCTGGCCGCGAATATTGCCCGCCACCACCGACACCGCACCGAATTCACCCATCACGCGCGCATTGCACAAGGCCGCGCCATAGAGCAGGGCGAAGCGGACATTGGGCAGGGTGACGAGGCGCAGGATGCGCCAGCCCCCCGCCCCCAGCGTTACCGCCGCCTCTTCCTCCTCCGACCCTTGCGCGATCATCAGCGGGATCAGCTCGCGGGCGACGAAGGGGGCGGTGACGAACAGGCTGGCGAGGATGATCGCCGGCACGGCGAACATGATCTTGATGTCGTGCTCGGCCAGCCAGGGCCCCAGCAGCCCCTGCGCGCCATAGACGAAGAGATAGGCGACGCCGGCGATGATCGGCGAAATGGAGAAGGGCAGTTCCACCAGCGCCACCAGCAGATTGCGGCCGGGAAAGCGGAACTTGGCGATGCACCAGGCCGCCGCGATGCCAAAGGCCACATTCACCGGCACAACGATCAGCGCGGTGAACAGGGTCAGGCCGATGGCGTATTGCGTGTCCGGCGCGGCGAAGGAGGCGGCATAGGCGGCCATGCCGTGCTTGAACGCCTCGACAAAGATCGCCAGCAGCGGCGCCACCAGCACCAGCGCGGTGACGAGCAGCACCCCGCCCACCAGCACGCGGCGCGTCGCCGGCCCGTCGCCGACGCGGATGCGGCCCGACGCGGGCGCGGCGGCGGGGGGAAGGGAGGGGCCGGGAGACGGTTCGACTTCCATGCTCAATCCCCCGTGCCGATGCGGCGCTGCTGCCAGAGCTGAAGCATGTTGACCAGGAACAGCAGGACGAAAGCAAAGCCCAGCAGCGTCGCGGCGATGGCGGCGGCCGCGGGGTAATCATATTCCTCGATGCGGATGAAGGTCAGCAGCGACACCACCTCGGTCTTCAGCGGCAGGTTGCCGGCAATGAAGATGATGGCGCCGAACTCGCCCAGCGAGCGGGCGAAGCCCAGTGAGGCGCCGGTGAGGAAGGCCGGCAGGATGGCGGGAAAGATGATGCGCGCGAAGATGCGCAGATCCGAGGCGCCGAGCGTCGCCGCCGCTTCTTCCACATCGGCCGCGAGATCCTCCAGCACCGGCTGCACCGTGCGCACCACGAAGGGGATGGAGGTGAAGGCCATGGCGATGGCGATGCCGAGCGGGGTGTAGGCGACATCGATGCCGAGCGCCGCCAGCGGCCCGCCGAACCAGCCATTCTTCACGAACAGCGCGGAGAGGGCGAGGCCGGCGACGGCGGTGGGCAGCGCGAAGGGCACATCGACCAGCGCGTCGAGATAGCGCTTGCCGGGAAACTCGTAGCGCACCAGCACCCAGGCGAGGGCGAGGCCGTAGATGCAGTTGAACAAGGTCGCCAGCGCGGCGGTGGAAAGGGTGATGCGGAAGGCGGCCAGCGTGCGCGCCCCGCTCATAATGGCGAGATAGCGCTCCCAGCCGACATCCAGCGCCTGCCAGACCAGCGCGCCGAGCGGCAGCAGCACGATCAGGCTGAGATAGAGCACGGTGATGCCGAGCGAGAGCGAGAAGCCCGGTATGACGCGGTTCAACGGTCGGCTCCTTGCGTCGGTCGCACCGACCGGGGTCGGGCAGCGGTGAAAAGGCAATGGCCGGGACGAGCCCGGCCATGCCGCAGTTCAACGGAGAAGTCCAGCGCGAAACGGCTATTCACACGAATGCCGTGCGAAACCGCACACCTCACGGGGCGACGAACAGCTCGTCGAGCTTGCCGCCGGAGGCGAAGTGGGTCTTCTGCGCATTGGCCCAGCCGCCGAACACATCCTCGACCTTGACGAGGCGGACGGGGGCAAACTTGGCCTTGAACTCCTCGGCGACCTTGGGGTCGACGACGCGGTTGTTGAACTCGGCGGCGACCTTCTGGCCCTCGGGCGAATAGAGATAGGTCAGGTAATCGGTGGCGATCTGGCGCGAGCCGCGCTTGTCGACCACCTTGTCCACCACCGCGACCGGGAATTCGGCGAGCAGGCTCACCTCCGGCACCACGACCTGGAACTTCTTGTCCTTGTAGGCGTCCTTCACGCCGATCACCTCGGCCTCGAAGGTGATGAGCACGTCGCCCTGCTCGCGCTCGACAAAGGAGGTGGTGGCGCCGCGCCCGCCGGTGTCGAACACCACGACGTTGGAGAGCAGCTTCTTGGCGAAGGCGTCGGCCTTGGCCACGTCGCCGTTAAACTTCTCCAGCGCGAAGGCATAGGCGGCGAGATAGGTGTAGCGCGCATTGCCCGAGGTCTTCGGGTTGGGGAACACCAGCTTCACGTCGTCGCGGACGAGGTCGTCCCAGTTCTTCACGTTCTTCGGGTTGCCCTCGCGCACGAGGAAGGCCGGGAACGAGTACCAGGGCGAGGAGCCGTTGGGCAGGCGGCTCTGCCAGTCCTTGGCGACGAAGCCCTTGTCGACGAGGAAGGTGATGTCGGTGATCTGGTTGAAGGTCACCACGTCGGCCTCAAGGCCCTCGACGATGGAGCGCGCCTGCTTGGAGGTGCCGGCATGGCTCTGGTTGACCTTGATCTCCTTGCCGGTCTTCGCCTTGTAGGCCGGCTCGAACTGCTTGTTCTCGGCGTCGAACAGTTCGCGCGCGACATCGTAGGAGGCGTTGAGGATCTGGTTCGGCTCCTGCGCGCGGGCCTGCGGCACGGCGAGGGCGAACGGCGCCAGCGTGGCGGCGAGGGTCGCGGTCAGAATCAGGCGGCGCGAGAGGCGCATGGGCAGTCTCCACGAACGGGCGCGACGGGGGCGTCGCTGCCGTAAACACGTAAATTCTACGTGAATTAAAAGATTTCACACTGAAGTTTGTGTAGCACGCGATCTGCCGCAGCGAAAGAGGGGAATGTCGCGTGGTGCGGCGCAGCGACGCCAGGCGGGGCTCAGCGGCGCGCAAGGGCCCGGCGCGAGAGCGCGACGTGGCGGCTGATATAGGCCTCGCAGCCCAGCGCGCCGGAGGTCATCCGGCGCTGGGCAGCGGCGGCACGGGCGTCCCGCCGGGCCGGATCGGCGGCGAGTTCGCGCACCGCCGTCCGCAGCGCGGCGGCATCGCCCACCGGCACATAGGTCGCCTCCGCCTCGTCGAAATTGGCGTCGAGCCCGCCGGTGCGGGTGGCGACCAGCGCCAGCCCGCACAGGGCCGCTTCCTGCAGCACGGTAATGCCGCTGGCGTGCAGGTTCTCCTTCAGCGGCACCACCATGAGTGCGTTGGTCGCGTAGAGCCGCAGCAATTCGTCATTATGGGCCGGCGCGACCACCCGGACATTGGCGTGCGGCCGGGTCAGGCGCGGGTCGATGGCGCGCGAGACGATGGTGAGTTCGATGTCGTTCTGGCTTCCCAGCGCCGCCAGCAGCGTCGCCCAGTCGCGGTGGCGGTCATTGCCGACACTGAGCACCTTCACCGGCCGCACCGGGGCGCGCAGCGGGGGCAACACGGTCTCATTGGGAATGCCGAACGGCACCAGCTCGGCGTCGGGGCGGCCGAACACCGCCTGGGCGCGGCGCCGGTTCTCCGGGGAATGGAAGGTCAGCACATCGACCCGCCGGAGCAGCCACCGGTAGAGCGGACGGTGGAGCGGCGACAGCCGCCGCCACTCATCCATCAGCCACACCGACTGGCCGAGGAGCTTGGGCCGGGACGAACGCCGTGCCAGCGACAGCAGCATCGCCACCGCGAGAAACTGGGCCTCGGTGTGCGTCCACACAATGTCGGCCCGGAAGATCTCCGCCCGGTTGCGGAGCGCATGGACGAGGTCGAAGCCCAGCGCCAGCCGCAGCGCGCCGCGCAGACCCTTCCCGAGCAGCCCTTCACGACCCGCGCGCGAGAAGCGGACTTCGCAGCCCTCGCGCTCGGCGCGCCGGTAGCCATAGGGCGAGGGGTC comes from Ancylobacter polymorphus and encodes:
- a CDS encoding gamma-glutamyltransferase — translated: MAHDQVHESARAGAGMVATPHPQATEAGRAVLEEGGNAIEAALAAAAALGIACPHLGGLGGDGLWLIRDPAGRVTVIDAAGPAGAGADAAFYRTRDFDELPRCGALAALTVPGTVGGWMRAQEAARAHGGRMPMRRLLESALEQARTGHTVSSGQVRAAARARVELDAVLGFRTAFLASDGTVPEAGTHQPCARLADTLEHLALAGLSDFYRGDVAREMAADLERAGSPLARADFTAYAARTRPALSVKLPGLTLWAPPPPMQGLLTLLTLALFSRLGITEAEGFAPVHGLIEAARRAQAIAAPALTDSIVLSADPAELLAPEALARAAAGIDLRRAAPAPRRPAPDIGGAWIGAADRNGLVVSCVQSLHAPFGCGLVLPATGVLMNNSGAAFTLDPRAVAPLQPGRRPPVTLSAGLAVLADGRVIGLGSGGDSPALAEARILSRYLAGAPLGAALAAPRWRQTDRLLLEAGFDEQLADRLAAAGHDVEIIGVPFSDAMGCAGVVVRHPGATGLEGAHDPRGEGGADGV
- a CDS encoding alpha-D-ribose 1-methylphosphonate 5-triphosphate diphosphatase, whose product is MDVILTNARLVLEDRVIDGTLVHGEGRIRAIDEGRSHLPAAIDCEGAFLAPGLIDLHTDALEGHFVPRPKVIWPDSRAAALAHDAQMAASGVTTVYDAICAGGFDQAKADRRALYEVMLDAVDSGVERNLFRVDHRIHLRCELTDRTLPDLVDAALGRPTLALASLMDHTPGTRQWRNVEHLKVYLTGIGKSGGDIDAEVADRIERARGAVAENYQRMVALFASSGLVLSSHDDTTPAHVDEALAAGCTISEFPTTLEAARAARAGGLATIGGSPNVVRGGSHSGGVSMRELAREGLLDALASDYVPASLLQGALALTRTADLSLPDALALVTAAPARLARLEDRGRLHEGLRADLVRFRLAEDTPRIDEVFVAGRRVF
- a CDS encoding DUF1045 domain-containing protein; the encoded protein is MTAQPNPAAPPAEAAARPATPRYALYFAPPAQSPLWRFGSAVLGYDAEAGTPPVPLALRRFDAARWSEITAEPRRYGFHATLKAPFRLAPGRREAELTAACARFAGNRAGFACPGVTLASIGRFLALRLAAPSAALDRLAAGAVAALDEFRAPMTEAEREKRLRAPLTPRQREYLDRWGYPYVLDDFRFHMTLTGPLEDEERALAEAELAEHFAASGGDGPLIVREIALYRQETGAFRLIARFPFGS
- a CDS encoding DapH/DapD/GlmU-related protein, with amino-acid sequence MAQKLGPAPTVDPTAEVTRSTLGRYTEVGPRTQLLEVELGDYSYVVNDSDIAYARIGRFTSIAAMTRINPGNHPMQRASQSHFTYRASAYFDDAQDEPDFFAWRRAQPVSIGHDVWIGHGAIVLPGRRIGDGAVVAAGAVVTKDVAPYTIVAGVPAKPVRERFPAAIAARLQALAWWDWDHARLRAALEDFRTLAIEAFLEKHGG
- the sppA gene encoding signal peptide peptidase SppA, with protein sequence MAASALDVDEVLARRRLRRKLAFWRVFALLVVLFGGLGAFAWWSDGAVLPRASAHVARVTIGGVIRNERERIEMLEAIGKSGAKAVILSIDSPGGTVVGSAALYDALRRLAEKKPIVAVVGGMAASGAYIAALGADHIVAPRNALVGSIGVIFQFPNFAELMKNVGISYEEIKSSPLKAAPNMFDPPTEEARAAVRALVADSYDWFKGLVAERRLLDPDKLALAADGRVFTGHQALPMRLIDEIGDERTGRDWLAREKGIAKDLPIRDWHTDRAGDEFGWLHALSVRLMSLIGLEDIARLVADAAGGAAEQARLDGLLALWHPRGG
- a CDS encoding integration host factor subunit beta, whose protein sequence is MIKSELVQRIAEANPHLYQRDVENIVNAILDEIVAALGRGDRVELRGFGAFSVKARPARTGRNPRTGEHVDVDGKAVPYFKTGKEMRERLNDGVDLE
- a CDS encoding LapA family protein, producing the protein MLRRLLLILIVLPVSVGLVMLAVANRHPVSLVIDPLTGAGGWSVEAPLFLVIFAAMIVGVVLGGVAAWFSQGRYRKAARRSAREARSAHAEVEELRAAHRDPVTRPVLAHRRDAA
- a CDS encoding ornithine cyclodeaminase family protein, coding for MSDVRFVSSGEIAGLLTFPALIDALEAAFRRRITVPVRHHHTMPRPDGDATALLMPAWTSEGTEDDVYGTKLVTVFPGNSARGLESITGLYLLNSGATGQPLAVMDARTLTVWRTAAASALAARYLAREDASSLAVIGAGALAPYLARAHASVRPIRTITIWNRTLAKAEALAETLRAEGFNATAEADRGAAIAGADIVTSATLSPQPLVEGRYLGPGQHVDLVGGFTPIMREADDEAIRRARVYVDTRAGAGKEAGDIVIPLASGVLAPEDIQGDLFELTAGTAKGRGSADEITLFKSVGTAIEDLAAAELVWKALKG
- the cysW gene encoding sulfate ABC transporter permease subunit CysW — translated: MEVEPSPGPSLPPAAAPASGRIRVGDGPATRRVLVGGVLLVTALVLVAPLLAIFVEAFKHGMAAYAASFAAPDTQYAIGLTLFTALIVVPVNVAFGIAAAWCIAKFRFPGRNLLVALVELPFSISPIIAGVAYLFVYGAQGLLGPWLAEHDIKIMFAVPAIILASLFVTAPFVARELIPLMIAQGSEEEEAAVTLGAGGWRILRLVTLPNVRFALLYGAALCNARVMGEFGAVSVVAGNIRGQTNTLPLQIELLYQDNNAVAAFAVATLLTLVALVTLVAKAIIERLDAARVKAQGKPGH
- the cysT gene encoding sulfate ABC transporter permease subunit CysT — encoded protein: MNRVIPGFSLSLGITVLYLSLIVLLPLGALVWQALDVGWERYLAIMSGARTLAAFRITLSTAALATLFNCIYGLALAWVLVRYEFPGKRYLDALVDVPFALPTAVAGLALSALFVKNGWFGGPLAALGIDVAYTPLGIAIAMAFTSIPFVVRTVQPVLEDLAADVEEAAATLGASDLRIFARIIFPAILPAFLTGASLGFARSLGEFGAIIFIAGNLPLKTEVVSLLTFIRIEEYDYPAAAAIAATLLGFAFVLLFLVNMLQLWQQRRIGTGD
- the cysP gene encoding thiosulfate ABC transporter substrate-binding protein CysP: MRLSRRLILTATLAATLAPFALAVPQARAQEPNQILNASYDVARELFDAENKQFEPAYKAKTGKEIKVNQSHAGTSKQARSIVEGLEADVVTFNQITDITFLVDKGFVAKDWQSRLPNGSSPWYSFPAFLVREGNPKNVKNWDDLVRDDVKLVFPNPKTSGNARYTYLAAYAFALEKFNGDVAKADAFAKKLLSNVVVFDTGGRGATTSFVEREQGDVLITFEAEVIGVKDAYKDKKFQVVVPEVSLLAEFPVAVVDKVVDKRGSRQIATDYLTYLYSPEGQKVAAEFNNRVVDPKVAEEFKAKFAPVRLVKVEDVFGGWANAQKTHFASGGKLDELFVAP
- a CDS encoding glycosyltransferase; protein product: MTTAMTDPHPIKVFVQLSHGQDAAEWERNQRSGALIGINDPSPYGYRRAEREGCEVRFSRAGREGLLGKGLRGALRLALGFDLVHALRNRAEIFRADIVWTHTEAQFLAVAMLLSLARRSSRPKLLGQSVWLMDEWRRLSPLHRPLYRWLLRRVDVLTFHSPENRRRAQAVFGRPDAELVPFGIPNETVLPPLRAPVRPVKVLSVGNDRHRDWATLLAALGSQNDIELTIVSRAIDPRLTRPHANVRVVAPAHNDELLRLYATNALMVVPLKENLHASGITVLQEAALCGLALVATRTGGLDANFDEAEATYVPVGDAAALRTAVRELAADPARRDARAAAAQRRMTSGALGCEAYISRHVALSRRALARR